In Geobacter anodireducens, a genomic segment contains:
- a CDS encoding Nif3-like dinuclear metal center hexameric protein yields the protein MMTPKVSDILGIINKFAPPVLAEEWDNVGLMVGDPTCAVSRIMVALDGSREAVDAAIAAGCQLLLTHHPFLFRPLKRISANDPTGATVLRAISGGLAVISLHTNYDIADGGMNDLLAQRLGMCSAQPLSVTAPEELVKLAVFVPQGHEEQVSEALFRFSGTVGNYRDCSFRSGGIGTFRPLEGARPFLGAVGVREQVAETRIEVLVRKEMVSSALTALLKAHPYEEPAFDLYPLLNRGAAQGLGRIGYLAEETTLASFADAVKAKLDLVGVRLVGDAGRRVKKVALCGGSGMSLLRDAHRQGADVFVTGDVKYHEARDAEALGIALLDAGHFGTEAIMVSGVAERLTADLVPKGFEADVVAFNGERDPFVWR from the coding sequence ATGATGACGCCAAAAGTCTCTGACATACTCGGAATCATTAATAAATTTGCTCCACCAGTCCTTGCCGAAGAGTGGGATAACGTGGGGTTGATGGTGGGGGACCCGACCTGTGCCGTTTCACGGATCATGGTCGCCCTGGACGGCTCCCGGGAGGCCGTGGATGCCGCCATTGCCGCCGGGTGTCAGCTCCTGCTCACCCACCATCCGTTCCTCTTTCGTCCCCTCAAGCGAATATCCGCCAACGATCCGACCGGGGCAACCGTGCTGCGGGCCATTTCAGGCGGCTTGGCCGTCATCTCTCTCCATACCAATTACGATATCGCCGATGGCGGCATGAATGACCTCCTGGCGCAGCGGCTCGGCATGTGCTCTGCTCAGCCCCTGTCGGTGACGGCGCCCGAAGAACTGGTCAAGCTTGCGGTCTTTGTGCCCCAGGGCCATGAAGAGCAGGTGTCCGAAGCCCTGTTCCGCTTCAGTGGCACGGTCGGCAACTACCGGGACTGCTCGTTCAGAAGCGGTGGTATCGGCACATTTCGTCCCCTTGAGGGGGCACGTCCCTTCCTGGGGGCAGTCGGGGTCAGGGAGCAGGTGGCAGAGACCCGTATCGAGGTTCTGGTGCGCAAGGAGATGGTTTCGTCCGCGCTTACGGCTCTCCTGAAGGCTCATCCCTACGAGGAGCCCGCTTTTGATCTCTACCCGCTACTCAATCGCGGGGCTGCGCAGGGGCTCGGCAGGATCGGGTATCTGGCGGAGGAGACGACGCTGGCTTCCTTTGCCGATGCCGTGAAGGCAAAGCTGGACCTTGTCGGCGTCCGGCTCGTGGGTGACGCGGGGAGGCGGGTGAAGAAGGTTGCCCTCTGCGGCGGCAGCGGCATGTCGCTGTTGCGAGATGCCCACCGTCAGGGTGCGGACGTATTCGTGACCGGGGATGTGAAGTATCATGAAGCACGGGATGCGGAGGCTCTCGGTATCGCACTGCTGGATGCCGGACATTTCGGCACGGAGGCCATCATGGTGTCCGGCGTTGCGGAACGGCTGACGGCTGATCTGGTCCCGAAGGGGTTCGAGGCTGACGTGGTTGCGTTCAATGGCGAGCGGGACCCATTTGTCTGGCGATAA
- a CDS encoding RNA methyltransferase — translation MSSVIVRKRTAVTPLSGEHAFFATTAKGVEDVLAAEMRSLGFRGVAIERGGVRFTGDLAACYRANLWLRTASRILVPLAQFPCDSPQRLYDGVRSIQWNDWLTPDMTLAVESTLRDSVLTHSGFVALKAKDAIVDTIRDRHGRRPNVNPRQPDLGVHVHLARNVCTVSLDSSGASLDRRGYRTDAGEAPLRETLAAALVEITGWDGTVPLLDPMCGSGTILVEAALKALNRAPGLIRERFGFQHWPGFDSSLWRRLVTEARQGERTSLPAPLLGSDQQTDLLAIAAANARRAGVEQHITFTSGDMRDLAPPPAPGVILFNPPYGRRLGEEEELRGLYRQIGDVLKQRCAGYAAWLLTGGTELAKAVGLRASRRIVLFNGPLECRFLRFDLY, via the coding sequence ATGTCGTCGGTCATTGTACGCAAACGTACCGCAGTCACTCCCCTTTCGGGCGAGCACGCCTTCTTCGCCACCACTGCCAAGGGGGTCGAGGACGTCCTGGCCGCCGAGATGCGCAGCCTCGGTTTCCGCGGGGTGGCCATCGAGCGCGGAGGGGTGCGTTTCACGGGCGACCTTGCCGCCTGCTACCGGGCCAATCTCTGGTTGCGGACCGCGAGCCGCATCCTCGTGCCGCTTGCCCAGTTCCCCTGTGATTCACCCCAGCGGCTGTACGACGGTGTCCGCTCCATCCAGTGGAACGACTGGCTTACCCCCGACATGACCCTGGCAGTAGAGAGCACTCTTCGCGATTCGGTCCTGACCCATTCGGGGTTCGTGGCCCTCAAGGCCAAGGACGCCATCGTCGACACCATCCGCGACCGCCACGGCAGGCGGCCCAACGTGAACCCGAGGCAGCCGGACCTGGGGGTTCATGTTCATCTGGCCCGCAACGTCTGCACCGTGAGCCTCGACAGTTCCGGGGCCAGTCTGGATCGGCGCGGCTACCGGACTGATGCGGGGGAGGCCCCGCTGCGGGAAACCCTTGCCGCCGCCCTTGTGGAGATTACAGGCTGGGACGGCACCGTTCCCCTCCTGGACCCCATGTGCGGCTCGGGCACCATCCTCGTGGAGGCGGCCCTCAAGGCTCTCAACCGGGCGCCCGGCCTCATCCGGGAGCGTTTCGGGTTCCAGCACTGGCCCGGCTTCGACTCTTCACTCTGGCGCCGTCTTGTAACCGAGGCCCGCCAGGGGGAGCGCACGTCACTGCCGGCCCCTCTCCTGGGGAGCGACCAGCAGACCGACCTTCTTGCGATCGCCGCAGCCAATGCCCGGCGGGCTGGAGTCGAACAGCACATCACCTTTACATCCGGTGATATGCGGGATCTGGCACCACCTCCCGCTCCCGGCGTTATCCTCTTTAACCCGCCTTATGGCCGGCGGCTCGGCGAAGAGGAAGAGCTTCGGGGCCTCTACCGCCAGATCGGCGACGTTCTGAAACAGCGCTGCGCCGGCTATGCCGCCTGGCTTCTCACCGGCGGGACCGAGTTGGCCAAGGCAGTGGGGCTCAGGGCATCCCGGCGGATCGTCCTCTTCAACGGTCCCCTTGAGTGCCGCTTCCTGAGGTTTGATCTCTATTGA
- a CDS encoding aminoacyl-tRNA deacylase, with product MAKDKAPVTPAIRQLRAAGITFTDHVYAYEEKGGTAVSARELDVDEHCVVKTLIMEDEAKRPLIVLMHGDRQVSTKELARVMGVKSVSPCSPDTANRHSGYQVGGTSPFGTRHAMPVYMEETILGLPRIYINGGKRGYLVGLDPREACRLLDPVLVRVAI from the coding sequence ATGGCCAAGGACAAGGCGCCGGTTACTCCGGCCATACGTCAACTACGGGCCGCAGGTATAACGTTTACGGACCACGTGTATGCCTATGAGGAAAAAGGCGGAACAGCCGTCTCCGCCCGGGAGCTCGACGTGGACGAACATTGCGTGGTGAAAACGCTTATCATGGAAGACGAGGCGAAACGGCCGCTCATCGTCCTGATGCACGGCGACCGGCAGGTCTCCACCAAGGAACTGGCGCGGGTCATGGGTGTCAAAAGTGTGTCTCCCTGCTCCCCCGACACGGCAAACCGGCATTCGGGCTACCAGGTAGGAGGGACTTCGCCCTTTGGTACGCGGCATGCCATGCCGGTCTATATGGAGGAGACGATACTCGGCCTGCCGAGGATATATATCAATGGCGGCAAGCGCGGCTATCTGGTGGGACTCGACCCCCGCGAGGCGTGCCGCCTGCTCGATCCCGTCCTCGTGCGGGTGGCCATCTGA